A single Vibrio sp. YMD68 DNA region contains:
- a CDS encoding oligosaccharide flippase family protein, with the protein MNESSLKKRYVVKLFASIVNGVIGMALVAIVPRAIGPVAYGQFVYLQQFFTQLIGFLDASTSIAFFTKLSANSERKDLIAFYARYSISIFLLLIAFFYMLNVFEIAEYILPEVNNEYIYLGLIFCFFTWFTQVLIKISDAYAMTVSIEIAKIFHKVISLALLICIVMFGDLDLKLYLYLNIVMLILFIVLVLTIFFNRKVIYWSDISLKFLQFKGIAKEFISYCTPLFFYSVVGLIASIFDIWLLQNISGSIETGFYGLSYSIAAMCFIFTGAMTPIITREFSKSFKEGNIRLMRTYFKRYIPMMYTISVYFSVFIVFESKSVLYIFADEKFEGALSALMVLAIYPIHQTYGQLSGSIFYATGQTKLYNNIGMVSFAIGMLLTTLFVYFLELGALGLGLKMVIAQVIAVNVQLYFSTKFLNLKMSYFLMHQFVAVILLGFCAYLSSCLIELNNVIVDFLITGVVYSIFVLLMFFAYPSLFSIKRFEVNNFMHGLHVRSGNS; encoded by the coding sequence TTGTCCCAAGAGCCATTGGGCCAGTTGCCTATGGTCAGTTCGTATACTTACAACAATTTTTCACTCAACTTATTGGGTTTCTTGACGCAAGTACCTCCATTGCTTTCTTTACTAAACTGTCAGCAAACTCAGAAAGAAAAGATCTAATAGCGTTTTATGCGCGATACTCAATATCAATTTTTTTATTACTAATAGCTTTCTTCTATATGCTGAATGTATTTGAAATTGCTGAATATATACTTCCAGAAGTAAACAACGAATATATCTATTTAGGTCTAATTTTCTGCTTCTTTACATGGTTTACTCAGGTTCTCATTAAAATATCTGATGCTTATGCAATGACTGTTTCTATTGAAATAGCCAAGATATTTCATAAGGTTATATCGCTAGCTTTACTGATATGCATTGTCATGTTTGGAGATTTAGACTTAAAACTATATTTATACCTCAATATAGTAATGTTGATTTTGTTTATAGTTTTAGTTTTGACTATTTTTTTCAATAGAAAGGTAATCTACTGGTCTGATATTTCCTTAAAATTCCTTCAATTTAAGGGTATAGCTAAAGAGTTTATATCCTATTGTACACCGCTATTTTTTTATTCTGTTGTCGGCTTAATTGCGAGTATCTTTGATATATGGTTACTACAAAATATTAGTGGTTCCATTGAGACAGGATTCTATGGGTTGTCATACTCTATAGCAGCGATGTGCTTCATTTTTACTGGAGCAATGACACCAATTATTACTCGTGAGTTTAGTAAATCTTTTAAAGAAGGTAATATCCGTTTGATGCGTACTTACTTCAAACGATATATACCCATGATGTATACAATATCTGTGTATTTTTCTGTGTTTATTGTTTTTGAAAGTAAAAGTGTTCTTTATATTTTTGCTGATGAGAAGTTTGAAGGCGCACTGTCTGCTCTGATGGTGTTGGCTATCTACCCAATTCATCAAACATATGGTCAGCTTAGTGGTTCTATTTTCTATGCGACAGGGCAAACTAAGCTATATAACAATATTGGTATGGTTAGTTTTGCTATTGGTATGTTACTTACTACACTATTTGTTTATTTTCTTGAACTAGGTGCACTGGGTTTGGGATTGAAAATGGTAATAGCTCAAGTTATTGCCGTTAATGTTCAACTGTACTTTAGTACTAAGTTTTTGAACTTAAAGATGTCATATTTCTTGATGCACCAGTTTGTAGCCGTTATATTGTTAGGTTTTTGTGCTTATCTATCAAGTTGCCTAATTGAACTTAACAACGTTATAGTTGATTTCTTAATAACAGGCGTGGTGTATTCTATTTTTGTCTTGTTGATGTTCTTTGCCTATCCAAGCCTTTTTTCTATTAAAAGGTTTGAGGTGAATAACTTTATGCATGGGTTACATGTTAGGTCCGGAAATAGTTGA
- a CDS encoding phosphoglycerate dehydrogenase, translated as MKVLITTVPFANKSKLPLELLEFAGAEYIINPLNKKLTEIELAGMVSDIDIIIAGTETISRKVMDNAPKLKLISRVGIGLDGVDLVAAKEKGILVSYTPDAPAPAVAELTMGLMLSLLRSIHIANKQLHDGNWNRIFGRRISEVTVGVIGAGRIGGRVIRRMEAFGSPRLMINDVSQKREIDKAYKVEWTTKEDIYKNADVITFHIPLSPHTKDLVKKEHLLMMKPDALIINTSRGGIVNENDLADVLESGHLGGAAIDVFEQEPYSGRLANIDNCLLTAHMGSMSIDCRSRMELEATQEAIRFINGSELELLVPEVEYTMQSIN; from the coding sequence ATGAAAGTTCTTATAACCACAGTACCATTTGCGAATAAATCTAAGTTACCTCTTGAGCTATTAGAGTTCGCAGGTGCTGAATATATAATTAACCCATTGAATAAGAAGCTAACTGAGATTGAGCTAGCAGGTATGGTAAGTGATATCGATATAATTATCGCTGGGACGGAGACCATATCTAGGAAGGTTATGGATAACGCTCCAAAATTAAAGCTGATATCGAGAGTGGGTATTGGACTGGATGGTGTGGACTTAGTTGCAGCAAAAGAAAAAGGCATACTCGTAAGTTATACTCCAGATGCTCCTGCTCCTGCTGTAGCTGAATTAACAATGGGGCTAATGCTGAGCTTGCTGCGCTCGATACATATTGCAAATAAGCAGTTGCATGATGGTAATTGGAATCGAATTTTTGGTAGACGAATTTCTGAAGTTACCGTGGGCGTAATTGGAGCTGGTAGAATTGGTGGAAGAGTAATTAGAAGGATGGAGGCATTTGGCTCTCCTAGGTTGATGATTAATGATGTTTCTCAGAAGCGTGAAATTGACAAAGCTTATAAAGTTGAATGGACGACGAAGGAAGATATTTATAAAAATGCCGATGTAATCACATTTCATATACCTCTATCACCTCATACAAAGGATTTGGTCAAGAAAGAACATTTATTAATGATGAAACCAGACGCACTAATAATTAACACAAGTAGAGGAGGTATTGTTAATGAGAATGATTTGGCTGATGTTCTGGAGTCGGGTCATTTAGGTGGTGCAGCGATTGATGTATTTGAGCAGGAACCTTATAGCGGCCGTTTAGCAAATATAGATAATTGCTTATTGACAGCACATATGGGATCTATGTCTATTGATTGTCGTTCAAGAATGGAGTTAGAAGCAACGCAAGAGGCAATTAGATTTATTAATGGTTCAGAGCTAGAGCTTTTGGTTCCTGAGGTAGAATATACAATGCAAAGTATCAACTAA
- a CDS encoding aldolase/citrate lyase family protein, protein MSLKRKLELNKLTLGSWVTIGHPAIVDIMASAGFEWLVIDMEHTSINLETAHNLISTIQANGMKALVRVSKNEEVIIKKVLDMGADGLVVPMVKSKSDALQAIDYAKYPPIGKRGVGLFRAQKYGLGFEEYKKWVKDELVIIAQIEHHEAVSNIEEIVSVDGIDGVIIGPYDLSGSLGYPGEYHRDDVKDGIAKVLRVCKEKNVPSGFHVIESSPEKLTERINEGCTFLAYSLDFFFLGDSVRSGMSKIKESLK, encoded by the coding sequence ATGTCGCTGAAAAGAAAACTAGAGCTTAACAAGCTTACACTAGGTAGTTGGGTTACGATTGGACATCCAGCTATCGTTGATATTATGGCAAGTGCAGGTTTTGAATGGCTAGTCATTGATATGGAACATACCTCAATCAACCTAGAAACAGCTCATAATTTGATTTCAACTATTCAAGCCAATGGAATGAAAGCATTGGTAAGAGTGAGTAAAAATGAAGAAGTCATAATTAAAAAGGTTCTTGATATGGGGGCTGATGGTCTTGTGGTACCCATGGTGAAATCAAAATCGGATGCATTACAAGCCATTGACTATGCTAAATATCCACCAATTGGAAAGCGTGGAGTTGGCTTGTTTAGGGCCCAGAAGTACGGCCTAGGATTTGAAGAGTACAAAAAGTGGGTTAAAGACGAGTTAGTTATTATTGCTCAGATTGAGCATCACGAGGCTGTGAGCAATATCGAAGAAATTGTAAGTGTAGATGGTATAGATGGAGTTATCATTGGTCCTTACGACTTATCAGGCTCTTTGGGCTATCCTGGAGAGTATCATCGAGATGATGTGAAAGACGGAATTGCGAAGGTATTGCGTGTCTGCAAAGAAAAAAATGTTCCTTCAGGTTTTCATGTGATTGAATCGAGCCCTGAAAAGTTAACAGAAAGAATTAATGAAGGATGTACATTTTTAGCGTATAGCCTCGATTTTTTCTTTCTAGGTGATAGCGTTAGAAGTGGAATGTCAAAAATTAAAGAGAGCTTAAAATAA
- a CDS encoding 3-deoxy-manno-octulosonate cytidylyltransferase codes for MNIISIIPARMGSSRFPGKPMADILGTPMVGHVYKRVKMSKLLNEVYVATCDREIYDYILSIGGKAVMTSDSHERCSDRCAEAMLKIEQQGGQKVDVMVMVQGDEPLTFPEMIDEAVLPMLQDESILITNLIADIETVGEFNDPNEVKVVTDIHNNALYFSREPIPSRKKGILDVPMKKQVCVIPFTRDFLLEYNEMEPTPLEIIESVDMMRIIENGLNVKMVPTNYQTKAVDTVKDLELVIDAMKSDILFKNYETNL; via the coding sequence ATGAATATAATATCAATAATACCAGCAAGAATGGGCTCCAGTAGATTTCCTGGAAAACCTATGGCGGATATACTTGGAACACCGATGGTAGGGCACGTTTATAAAAGAGTTAAGATGAGTAAGCTTCTGAATGAAGTTTATGTTGCCACATGTGATAGAGAGATTTATGACTATATTCTGTCGATTGGTGGAAAGGCTGTTATGACAAGCGACTCCCACGAAAGGTGTAGCGACAGATGTGCTGAAGCAATGCTGAAAATTGAGCAACAAGGCGGTCAAAAAGTTGATGTTATGGTCATGGTTCAAGGGGATGAACCTTTAACTTTTCCGGAAATGATTGATGAGGCTGTTCTACCGATGCTTCAAGATGAGAGTATCTTGATAACTAATTTAATTGCGGATATCGAAACCGTTGGTGAGTTCAACGATCCAAATGAAGTGAAGGTAGTAACAGACATTCACAATAACGCGCTTTATTTTAGCCGTGAGCCTATTCCAAGCAGAAAGAAAGGTATTCTTGACGTTCCTATGAAGAAGCAGGTGTGTGTTATTCCTTTTACCAGAGATTTTTTACTTGAGTACAACGAAATGGAGCCAACTCCACTAGAAATTATTGAATCTGTTGATATGATGAGAATTATTGAAAATGGATTAAATGTAAAAATGGTACCTACTAACTACCAAACGAAAGCGGTTGATACAGTAAAAGACCTAGAGCTAGTCATCGACGCTATGAAAAGTGATATCCTATTTAAGAATTATGAAACGAATCTTTAG
- a CDS encoding acyltransferase — protein MKRIFRVLFQFYLALVSHLPTVIGAKLRYLAYKPLFKETNGFFYIDTGVSISGFRNIKLGKNVAIMKNSYVYAHDDGKLTIGDNFTMNSNSQLGAAFGRIVIGNDCAIGPNCVLRASNHNFDSVDTTIREQGHSFGEIIIEDDVWIASNCVVTANTTIAKSSIVAAGSVVTKDVGAYSIVGGVPAKLLRTRQR, from the coding sequence ATGAAACGAATCTTTAGAGTATTATTTCAATTTTACTTGGCACTAGTTTCACATTTGCCTACAGTTATTGGCGCAAAATTAAGGTATCTTGCATATAAACCACTATTCAAAGAGACAAATGGCTTCTTTTATATAGATACTGGCGTCTCAATTTCAGGGTTTAGAAACATAAAGCTTGGTAAAAATGTAGCTATTATGAAAAATAGTTATGTTTATGCTCATGATGATGGCAAGTTAACGATTGGTGATAACTTTACAATGAACTCCAATAGCCAACTTGGTGCCGCCTTTGGAAGGATCGTTATAGGTAACGATTGTGCTATAGGCCCTAATTGTGTACTAAGAGCTTCAAATCACAATTTTGACAGTGTAGATACTACTATTAGAGAGCAAGGACATTCTTTCGGAGAGATTATTATCGAAGATGATGTTTGGATAGCTTCTAATTGTGTTGTTACCGCGAACACAACGATTGCCAAAAGCTCAATTGTGGCAGCAGGTAGTGTTGTTACTAAAGACGTTGGCGCATATTCAATTGTGGGTGGAGTTCCTGCAAAGTTACTTAGGACACGACAGAGATGA
- a CDS encoding NAD-dependent epimerase/dehydratase family protein — translation MRYLVTGGAGFIGSAIANRLIELGNDVYIIDNFNTGYEYNVPRKAKFFSGDFSQDETIAKLNNVRFDAVLHIGGQSSGEISFEDPEYDLNTNTLSTLKLLEYCVSTGCKKFVYASTMSVYGEQRDKEQFSELDEVRPKSFYAVGKLASERYMEIFSKQFGVDFVSLRYFNVYGPGQNLENLKQGMVSIYLKQFIDPSFEKVLVKGDHDRFRDLIYIDDVVDITIESISNRSYNNQVINLGTGIKTTVRDIIYLIKSFTNSKKEVVTQDGTPGDQFGIYANNEKLLSLYKRPLTPFSVGLQEMISRTLSEQTRT, via the coding sequence ATGAGATATTTGGTAACAGGCGGTGCTGGATTTATAGGCTCAGCTATAGCTAATAGGCTAATTGAACTCGGGAATGATGTCTATATTATTGATAATTTTAATACTGGATATGAATATAATGTTCCTCGAAAGGCTAAATTTTTTTCAGGCGACTTCAGCCAAGATGAAACAATTGCCAAATTAAATAATGTAAGGTTTGATGCGGTACTGCATATTGGTGGGCAAAGTTCAGGGGAAATTAGTTTTGAAGATCCAGAATATGACCTAAATACCAATACACTATCTACATTAAAGCTGCTTGAATATTGTGTAAGTACTGGCTGCAAAAAGTTTGTTTACGCTAGCACAATGTCCGTTTATGGGGAACAGCGTGATAAAGAACAGTTCTCTGAATTGGATGAGGTTAGACCTAAATCATTCTATGCTGTGGGAAAATTAGCAAGTGAAAGGTATATGGAGATTTTCTCCAAACAGTTTGGAGTGGATTTTGTTTCTCTTAGGTATTTTAATGTTTATGGACCTGGTCAAAACCTAGAAAACTTAAAGCAAGGTATGGTTAGTATTTACTTGAAGCAATTTATAGATCCAAGCTTTGAAAAGGTTTTAGTTAAAGGGGACCATGATCGTTTCAGAGACCTCATTTATATTGATGATGTTGTAGATATCACAATCGAATCTATAAGTAATAGATCTTACAATAATCAGGTTATTAATTTAGGTACCGGTATAAAAACAACCGTACGTGATATTATTTATTTAATAAAGTCATTTACTAACTCTAAGAAAGAGGTAGTGACTCAAGATGGCACCCCTGGCGATCAGTTTGGAATATATGCCAATAATGAGAAATTATTGTCTTTATATAAGAGACCATTGACTCCATTCAGTGTAGGCTTACAAGAAATGATAAGTAGGACTTTAAGTGAACAAACTAGAACTTAA
- a CDS encoding CatB-related O-acetyltransferase: MNKLELNSSIASNAQVSNSRLKMYARVKDYAELRDSYLGEYSYIAQRTMVNRSTIGKYTSISNGCSIGLWEHNTSVSTHSFYLFEHSGEFVSGYKDYDKDSVETFIGNDVWVGASAIILKGVKVGDGAIVGAGAVVTKDVPEYSIVVGNPAKVLKYRFKKEEIEWFKHLKWWDFDREKIQELVDSDAFSSLDTFKKLMAYNA, from the coding sequence GTGAACAAACTAGAACTTAACTCAAGTATCGCAAGCAACGCGCAGGTATCGAACTCTAGGTTAAAGATGTATGCACGTGTAAAAGATTATGCAGAGTTACGAGATAGTTATCTCGGTGAATATAGCTACATAGCACAAAGAACAATGGTAAATAGATCTACGATCGGTAAATATACATCTATTTCTAATGGCTGTAGCATTGGTTTATGGGAACATAATACAAGTGTATCTACTCATTCCTTTTACTTATTTGAACACTCTGGTGAGTTTGTATCAGGTTATAAAGATTATGATAAAGATTCCGTTGAAACTTTTATTGGTAACGATGTTTGGGTTGGAGCTAGTGCTATTATACTTAAAGGAGTTAAGGTAGGTGATGGAGCAATAGTTGGTGCAGGGGCTGTTGTGACAAAAGATGTTCCCGAATATTCAATCGTTGTTGGCAATCCGGCTAAGGTCTTAAAGTACCGATTCAAGAAAGAGGAAATCGAATGGTTTAAGCATTTGAAATGGTGGGATTTTGATAGGGAAAAGATTCAAGAATTAGTGGATAGTGATGCATTCTCGAGCCTAGATACTTTCAAAAAATTAATGGCGTATAACGCATAA
- a CDS encoding NAD(P)-dependent oxidoreductase translates to MKKVVIFGGSGFLGSYVADELSKRGFDVVVADVQKSKYLLPSQKFQSIDIMDLDQIKSIISDANVVYNFVAISNLDDAIENPIGTMSINVIGHLNILEACRSNGAIKRFVYASSAYSLSNSGSFYGISKQSSERLTEEYYKRYGLKFTVIRYGSLYGERASHNNYIYNLLNDAIKSKVLSYKGDGQDLREYIHAADAAQLSVDILESEKFENQHIILTGTERLKRIELLTMINEIMQNQLTIKQVADENPGHYKVTPYSYNSVVAKKLIANPYIDLGQGLLECIQKIYEESVNV, encoded by the coding sequence ATGAAAAAAGTAGTTATATTTGGTGGAAGTGGTTTTCTAGGCTCTTATGTTGCAGATGAGCTATCTAAACGAGGCTTTGATGTGGTTGTCGCAGATGTACAAAAGTCTAAATACTTATTACCGAGCCAAAAATTTCAGTCAATTGATATAATGGATTTAGACCAAATAAAATCTATCATATCGGATGCAAATGTTGTTTACAATTTCGTTGCGATATCTAATTTGGATGACGCGATAGAGAATCCAATTGGTACTATGAGTATAAATGTTATTGGCCACCTAAATATACTCGAAGCTTGTCGAAGCAATGGTGCAATTAAGAGGTTTGTTTATGCAAGTAGTGCATATTCTTTAAGTAATAGTGGGTCATTTTATGGTATAAGCAAACAGTCTAGTGAGAGACTTACGGAAGAGTATTACAAAAGATATGGCCTGAAGTTTACAGTTATTAGGTATGGTTCATTATATGGAGAAAGAGCAAGCCATAATAACTATATTTATAATCTTTTGAATGATGCAATTAAAAGCAAAGTTCTCTCTTACAAAGGGGATGGACAAGATTTGAGAGAATACATTCATGCTGCAGATGCTGCACAACTTTCAGTGGATATTTTGGAAAGCGAAAAGTTCGAAAATCAACACATAATATTAACTGGAACTGAAAGGCTAAAGCGCATTGAATTACTAACGATGATTAACGAAATTATGCAGAACCAACTAACAATAAAACAGGTGGCTGATGAGAATCCTGGTCATTATAAGGTGACACCTTACTCATATAACTCTGTTGTTGCTAAAAAACTGATTGCCAATCCGTATATAGATTTAGGTCAAGGTCTTTTGGAGTGTATCCAAAAAATATATGAAGAGTCCGTAAACGTATAA
- a CDS encoding HAD hydrolase-like protein, which translates to MAKSILWDFDGVILDSMKIKGDGFLKLFQEYDSQYLTQIEKFHYENGGVSRFDKIRHFYDNIIRCPITEDKINELAADFAHIIEEKLFDKSNLINDSVDFIEKYHKKFDFHIVSGAEHNELNALCDHFSLAQFFKSISGSPTKKDILVCNVIKNNHYRVEDVTLVGDAMTDYNAAVINGIKFLGYNNPDLQDLAEYIHSFREVDFDC; encoded by the coding sequence ATGGCAAAGTCTATTTTATGGGATTTTGATGGTGTTATCCTAGATAGTATGAAAATAAAAGGTGATGGATTTCTCAAATTATTCCAGGAATATGACAGCCAGTACCTGACCCAAATAGAGAAATTCCATTATGAAAATGGTGGGGTATCGAGGTTTGATAAAATTAGACACTTTTATGACAATATAATTAGATGTCCAATTACAGAGGATAAAATAAACGAACTGGCAGCGGACTTTGCACACATTATAGAAGAGAAACTGTTTGACAAGAGTAACCTTATCAACGATTCAGTTGATTTCATAGAGAAATACCATAAAAAGTTCGATTTTCATATCGTTTCAGGTGCAGAACATAATGAATTAAATGCTCTTTGTGATCACTTTTCTCTTGCCCAATTTTTTAAGAGCATATCAGGGAGTCCAACTAAAAAAGACATTCTGGTTTGTAATGTTATTAAAAACAACCATTATAGAGTAGAAGATGTTACTTTGGTTGGTGATGCTATGACAGATTATAATGCCGCTGTTATAAATGGAATCAAATTTTTGGGGTATAATAACCCAGATCTTCAGGATTTAGCCGAATATATCCATTCATTTAGAGAGGTTGACTTTGATTGCTAG
- the rfbF gene encoding glucose-1-phosphate cytidylyltransferase yields the protein MKVLLLAGGFGTRLSEETDVRPKPMVEIGGKPILWHIMKMYSQHGYNEFVILLGYKGYYIKEYFANYFLHQSDVTIDLSTNEMKIHKNTSEPWTVTLLDTGLHTMTGGRVKRAQEIVGNEPFMLTYGDGVSDVNISGLVEFHKSHGKSVTMTSVQPDGRFGALELDGPNVTNFLEKPKGDGAWINGGFFVCEPKVFDYIQDGDPTVFEQSPLQNLALDGELMAYKHHGFWKCMDSLNDKKHLTEMLENGKALWKSW from the coding sequence ATGAAGGTATTATTGCTTGCAGGTGGTTTCGGAACTCGCCTTAGTGAAGAGACTGATGTCCGTCCAAAGCCAATGGTTGAAATCGGAGGTAAGCCAATCTTATGGCATATCATGAAGATGTATTCTCAACATGGTTACAATGAATTTGTGATTCTGCTGGGCTACAAGGGTTACTACATTAAAGAATATTTCGCTAATTACTTCCTTCATCAGAGCGACGTAACGATCGATCTTTCAACTAACGAAATGAAGATTCACAAGAATACGTCTGAGCCTTGGACCGTGACTTTGTTAGATACGGGGTTGCACACCATGACTGGTGGGCGAGTTAAGCGAGCTCAGGAAATCGTTGGTAATGAGCCATTTATGCTGACATATGGAGACGGTGTTTCAGACGTTAACATTTCGGGTCTTGTAGAATTCCACAAGTCTCATGGTAAATCGGTCACGATGACGTCTGTACAACCGGACGGTCGATTTGGCGCTTTGGAACTTGATGGCCCCAATGTCACTAACTTCCTCGAAAAACCGAAAGGGGATGGCGCGTGGATTAATGGCGGTTTCTTTGTTTGCGAACCCAAAGTCTTTGATTATATCCAAGATGGAGATCCAACTGTCTTTGAACAAAGCCCTCTGCAAAACCTTGCACTCGATGGCGAGTTAATGGCATACAAGCATCATGGTTTTTGGAAATGTATGGACTCGTTGAATGACAAAAAACATCTTACTGAAATGTTAGAAAACGGCAAAGCTCTCTGGAAATCTTGGTGA
- the rfbG gene encoding CDP-glucose 4,6-dehydratase, translating to MFNNVYKGKKVLVTGHTGFKGSWLTTWLLDLGAEVCGISKDIPTQPSMFEELGLEGDIQHHIADVRDLETIRSIILDFKPDFLFHLAAQPIVSLSYSDPLDTISSNVMGTANVLEALRVVEHQCNAVIVTSDKCYENIEWVWGYKETDHMGGKDIYSGSKGAAEVIFHAYQQSFFKDPASKVRLATGRAGNVIGGGDWASDRIVADCMRAWSDKKQVEIRCPDATRPWQHVLEPLSGYLALGEGMACNPNHHGEQYNFGPRSEQNHTVKDLLEHLSQYWHFSDPNEAYLVTDHIPFHEAGLLKLNCDKALFHLKWEATLNYKQCIKMVSEWYYDFYNTASSNMRVLTSQQIADYCQHAATLKLKWSK from the coding sequence ATGTTTAACAATGTATACAAAGGTAAAAAGGTACTCGTTACTGGCCATACTGGTTTTAAGGGCTCTTGGTTGACCACATGGTTGCTTGACCTAGGTGCTGAAGTATGTGGTATCTCAAAAGATATTCCAACTCAGCCATCTATGTTCGAAGAGCTAGGTTTAGAGGGTGATATTCAACATCATATCGCTGATGTGCGTGATTTGGAAACGATTCGCAGCATCATTTTGGATTTCAAGCCTGACTTTCTGTTTCACTTAGCGGCACAGCCTATTGTTTCGCTCTCTTATTCTGACCCTCTAGACACAATTTCAAGCAATGTTATGGGAACCGCAAATGTTCTAGAAGCGTTGAGAGTTGTTGAGCATCAATGTAATGCGGTTATTGTAACCAGCGACAAATGCTATGAAAACATCGAGTGGGTTTGGGGGTATAAAGAAACGGATCACATGGGGGGTAAAGATATCTACAGTGGTTCCAAAGGGGCAGCTGAAGTAATTTTCCATGCTTACCAACAGTCATTTTTCAAAGACCCAGCCAGCAAAGTGCGCTTAGCAACCGGGCGAGCGGGTAACGTGATCGGTGGTGGTGACTGGGCAAGCGACCGCATTGTCGCTGATTGCATGAGAGCTTGGAGCGACAAAAAGCAAGTCGAGATTCGCTGTCCTGATGCAACACGCCCTTGGCAGCATGTATTGGAGCCATTAAGTGGTTATTTGGCTCTAGGTGAGGGCATGGCTTGCAATCCAAATCACCATGGTGAGCAATATAACTTTGGCCCGAGGTCTGAGCAGAATCACACGGTTAAAGACCTTCTAGAACATCTAAGTCAATATTGGCATTTCTCCGATCCAAACGAGGCTTACTTAGTCACGGATCATATCCCCTTCCATGAAGCTGGCCTTCTAAAACTTAATTGTGATAAAGCGTTGTTCCACCTCAAGTGGGAAGCAACCTTGAACTATAAACAGTGCATCAAGATGGTAAGTGAGTGGTATTATGATTTCTATAATACCGCTAGCTCTAATATGAGAGTACTTACTTCGCAACAAATTGCTGATTACTGCCAACATGCTGCTACCCTAAAATTAAAGTGGTCTAAATAA
- a CDS encoding dTDP-4-dehydrorhamnose 3,5-epimerase family protein has protein sequence MLDGLLITPLKQISHPKGDIFHAMKSSDSGYAGFGEAYFSEVNFGEIKGWKKHTEMVLNLVVPVGKIKFVACDDRNQSSTYGQFYQTELSAENYCRLTVPQGVWLAFQGTGESRNLLLNLASIPHDPNESEVKLLHDIKFEW, from the coding sequence ATGCTAGATGGATTGCTCATTACTCCTTTGAAACAAATCTCACATCCTAAAGGTGATATTTTTCACGCGATGAAAAGTTCCGACAGTGGCTATGCGGGCTTTGGTGAAGCGTATTTTTCGGAAGTTAATTTTGGAGAAATTAAAGGCTGGAAGAAGCACACTGAAATGGTGTTAAATTTGGTGGTTCCGGTAGGTAAAATCAAATTCGTTGCTTGCGATGATCGAAATCAATCGAGTACATATGGGCAATTCTATCAAACCGAACTATCTGCAGAGAACTATTGCCGCCTAACAGTACCTCAGGGGGTTTGGCTCGCTTTCCAAGGTACAGGAGAGTCGCGAAACTTATTGCTTAATCTGGCGAGTATTCCCCACGACCCAAATGAGAGTGAAGTCAAACTGCTTCACGACATTAAGTTTGAGTGGTAA